The Blastococcus sp. HT6-4 genome window below encodes:
- a CDS encoding SDR family oxidoreductase, producing MHTFEGRTALVTGGSRGIGLGIARSLVERGARVVLTARKPDALAEAVEELGGAEVAVAVAGNAGDPEHRATAARTAVETFGSLDVLVGNVGINPAYGPLMDLELDACRKILDTNVVGALGLVQEAWRAWMSEHGGSVLFVASVAGLRSSQEIGAYGVSKAALINLTTQLAVELAPKVRVNAVAPAVVKTRFAGALYEGREAEAAQVYPMARLGTPEDVGEAAAYLLGDGAGWVTGQTLVIDGGGLSRGPR from the coding sequence GTGCACACGTTCGAAGGACGCACCGCACTGGTCACCGGCGGCAGCCGGGGCATCGGCCTGGGCATCGCCCGGAGCCTGGTCGAGCGCGGGGCGCGGGTGGTGCTCACCGCGCGCAAGCCCGACGCGCTGGCCGAGGCGGTCGAGGAGCTCGGCGGGGCCGAGGTGGCCGTCGCCGTCGCGGGCAACGCCGGCGACCCCGAGCACCGGGCGACGGCGGCGCGCACGGCGGTCGAGACGTTCGGCAGCCTGGACGTGCTGGTCGGCAACGTCGGCATCAACCCGGCCTACGGCCCGCTCATGGACCTCGAGCTCGACGCCTGCCGGAAGATCCTGGACACCAACGTGGTCGGCGCCCTGGGCCTGGTGCAGGAGGCCTGGCGGGCCTGGATGTCCGAGCACGGCGGATCGGTGCTGTTCGTCGCCTCGGTGGCCGGGCTGCGCTCCTCGCAGGAGATCGGCGCCTACGGCGTGAGCAAGGCGGCGCTGATCAACCTGACCACCCAGCTGGCAGTGGAACTCGCCCCGAAGGTGCGGGTGAACGCGGTGGCGCCGGCGGTGGTGAAGACCCGGTTCGCCGGAGCCCTGTACGAGGGCCGCGAGGCCGAGGCCGCGCAGGTCTACCCGATGGCCCGCCTGGGCACGCCCGAGGACGTCGGCGAGGCCGCGGCCTACCTCCTGGGCGACGGCGCCGGCTGGGTCACCGGCCAGACCCTCGTGATCGACGGCGGCGGGCTCTCTCGCGGCCCCCGCTGA
- the panC gene encoding pantoate--beta-alanine ligase, with translation MSRVGILPAVAESVAELRGLVAALPGPVALVPTMGALHEGHRTLVRAARARAGSVVVSVFVNPTQFGPGEDFDRYPRTWDADLAALAEEGADVVFHPPVEEVYPPAALGVTVDPGPLGSVLEGAVRPGHFAGVLTVVAKLVGLVQPDLAFFGEKDYQQLTLIRAMARELALGVEVVGVPTVREDDGMALSSRNRYLDPEQRRTASALNRALRAGAAAGPRGAAAVLAAARSVLAEAPELVQDYLELTDTDLGPAPATGPARLLVAARAGTTRLLDNTAVQLGEPR, from the coding sequence GTGAGCCGGGTCGGAATTCTGCCCGCGGTCGCCGAGTCCGTCGCCGAGCTGCGCGGGCTGGTCGCCGCGCTGCCCGGTCCGGTCGCCCTGGTGCCCACCATGGGGGCGCTGCACGAGGGTCACCGCACCCTGGTCCGGGCCGCCCGAGCCCGCGCCGGCAGCGTGGTCGTCTCCGTGTTCGTCAACCCGACGCAGTTCGGCCCCGGCGAGGACTTCGACCGCTACCCCCGCACCTGGGACGCCGACCTCGCCGCGCTGGCCGAGGAGGGCGCCGACGTCGTCTTCCACCCGCCGGTGGAGGAGGTCTACCCGCCCGCCGCGCTGGGTGTGACCGTCGACCCCGGCCCGCTCGGCTCGGTGCTCGAGGGTGCGGTCCGCCCGGGTCACTTCGCCGGCGTGCTCACCGTCGTCGCCAAGCTGGTCGGGCTGGTCCAACCCGACCTCGCGTTCTTCGGCGAGAAGGACTACCAGCAGCTCACCCTGATCCGGGCGATGGCCCGGGAGCTGGCGCTGGGCGTCGAGGTCGTCGGCGTGCCCACCGTCCGGGAGGACGACGGCATGGCGCTGTCCAGCCGCAACCGCTACCTCGACCCGGAACAGCGCCGGACCGCATCGGCGTTGAACCGGGCACTGCGGGCGGGGGCCGCCGCCGGCCCGCGGGGTGCTGCCGCGGTGCTCGCCGCCGCCCGGTCCGTCCTGGCCGAGGCGCCGGAGCTGGTTCAGGACTACCTCGAACTCACCGATACCGACCTGGGACCGGCGCCCGCCACCGGGCCCGCCCGCCTGCTCGTCGCCGCGCGCGCCGGCACGACCCGACTCCTCGACAACACCGCCGTCCAGCTGGGAGAGCCCCGATGA
- a CDS encoding DUF2520 domain-containing protein: protein MPAARRTVRALLGPAHAHARPADAPARLRVGIIGAGRVGAVLGSALAAAGHDVAAASGLSAASAGRAARLLPGVPLLAADEVVAAADLVVLAVPDDTLPGLVAGLAETGAWRAGQLAFHTSGAHGLAVLAPAEQAGVLTLALHPAMTFTGAVEDADRLDGAPFGVTSRPEHRPVAETLVLEMGGEPFFVAEADRGLYHAALVTGANHLVTLVAEAADLLRTAGVAEPARVLAPLLTAALDNGLRRGDRGLTGPVSRGDAGTVGHHLQTLTERAPDAVAAYVAMARRTAERTLADGRLKPHEAAPVLEALAAARHGTPLR, encoded by the coding sequence ATGCCTGCTGCCCGCAGGACCGTCCGCGCGCTGCTGGGCCCCGCCCACGCGCATGCCCGCCCGGCCGACGCCCCCGCCCGCCTCCGGGTCGGGATCATCGGCGCCGGCCGTGTCGGCGCCGTCCTGGGCTCCGCCCTCGCCGCCGCCGGCCACGACGTCGCCGCCGCCTCCGGCCTCTCCGCGGCCTCCGCCGGGCGCGCCGCCCGGCTGCTCCCCGGGGTGCCGCTGCTGGCCGCCGACGAGGTCGTCGCCGCCGCCGACCTGGTGGTCCTCGCCGTTCCCGACGACACCCTCCCCGGCCTCGTCGCCGGGCTCGCCGAGACCGGCGCCTGGCGCGCCGGTCAGCTGGCCTTCCACACCTCCGGCGCCCACGGGCTGGCTGTCCTCGCCCCGGCCGAGCAGGCCGGGGTGCTCACCCTGGCGCTGCACCCGGCGATGACCTTCACCGGGGCGGTCGAGGACGCCGACCGGCTCGACGGCGCGCCGTTCGGCGTGACCAGCCGCCCGGAGCACCGCCCCGTGGCCGAGACGCTGGTCCTCGAGATGGGCGGCGAGCCGTTCTTCGTCGCGGAGGCCGACCGCGGGCTGTACCACGCGGCGCTGGTCACCGGCGCCAACCACCTGGTCACGCTGGTCGCCGAGGCCGCCGACCTGCTGCGCACCGCGGGGGTGGCCGAGCCCGCCCGGGTGCTCGCCCCGCTCCTGACCGCCGCGCTGGACAACGGGCTGCGCCGGGGCGACCGCGGGCTCACCGGCCCGGTCAGCCGGGGGGACGCAGGCACGGTCGGCCACCACCTGCAGACCCTCACCGAGCGCGCGCCCGACGCGGTCGCCGCCTACGTGGCCATGGCCCGGCGCACCGCCGAGCGCACGCTGGCCGACGGCCGGCTGAAGCCGCACGAGGCGGCCCCGGTGCTCGAGGCCCTGGCTGCAGCCCGGCACGGGACCCCCCTCCGGTGA
- a CDS encoding DUF6779 domain-containing protein, which produces MPRREDDVVARGRPSGGSRTLLQAGGFVLAVGATLAVFLTENAQLLRIAVVAVAWAFVLATVALGRRDADRVRAAAREAELRRAYELELEREVAARREYELELENELRRETEGSMREELDALRGDIASLTDLRDEVARVSALRGDIAALGGLRDEVARVAALRDDVLALTGMREELGQLAALREDMGRLRAELAEQLSSEMLVERIVMRTQASRVPGEAGRLDGPPRTLDAGGSWSEESPPRELTGGWPAIRLDEPRPTQQFEQVRTSTWSAATPPAAAAVPVPPPPARPAAARPVPRARPAPAAPRPPVPPAFDRHDRAAAHEDDPYLGSARSWRTAAEPPSPAPVPVDDGPRRRRTDDDAPVRPVPGEFAATTQHPAAPPAWAAPQPAEAGSGPDATDRLARILAENGVSPSSGGRRRRRYREDGESDDVLARVLGRS; this is translated from the coding sequence ATGCCACGCCGCGAGGACGACGTCGTCGCCCGTGGCCGTCCGTCGGGTGGCTCGCGGACGCTGCTCCAGGCGGGCGGTTTCGTGCTCGCCGTGGGGGCCACGCTGGCGGTGTTCCTGACCGAGAACGCGCAGCTGCTGCGGATCGCCGTCGTCGCCGTGGCCTGGGCGTTCGTGCTCGCCACCGTCGCCCTGGGCCGGCGCGACGCCGACCGGGTGCGGGCGGCCGCCCGCGAGGCCGAGCTGCGCCGCGCGTACGAGCTGGAGCTGGAGCGGGAGGTGGCCGCGCGCCGCGAGTACGAGCTGGAGCTCGAGAACGAGCTGCGCCGCGAGACCGAGGGCTCGATGCGCGAGGAGCTCGACGCGCTGCGCGGGGACATCGCGTCGCTCACCGACCTCCGGGACGAGGTCGCGCGGGTGTCGGCCCTGCGCGGGGACATTGCCGCGCTGGGCGGGTTGCGCGACGAGGTGGCCCGGGTGGCGGCCCTGCGCGACGACGTCCTGGCGCTGACCGGCATGCGGGAGGAGCTGGGCCAGCTCGCGGCGCTGCGCGAGGACATGGGCCGGCTGCGGGCCGAGCTCGCCGAGCAGCTGTCCAGCGAGATGCTCGTCGAGCGGATCGTCATGCGGACCCAGGCCAGCCGGGTCCCCGGGGAGGCCGGTCGGCTCGACGGCCCGCCGCGCACCCTCGACGCCGGGGGCTCCTGGAGCGAGGAGTCGCCACCCCGTGAGCTGACCGGTGGCTGGCCGGCGATCCGGCTGGACGAGCCGCGCCCCACCCAGCAGTTCGAGCAGGTGCGCACCAGCACCTGGTCTGCGGCGACCCCGCCGGCTGCCGCCGCCGTCCCGGTTCCCCCTCCGCCGGCCCGTCCCGCGGCCGCGCGCCCGGTTCCACGCGCGCGCCCGGCACCGGCCGCGCCGCGCCCGCCGGTTCCCCCGGCGTTCGACCGGCACGACCGCGCCGCGGCGCACGAGGACGACCCCTACCTGGGGTCCGCGCGCTCCTGGCGCACCGCGGCCGAGCCCCCGTCCCCGGCCCCCGTCCCGGTCGACGACGGACCGCGCCGCCGGCGCACCGACGACGACGCACCGGTGCGGCCCGTGCCGGGGGAGTTCGCCGCGACCACGCAGCACCCGGCCGCCCCGCCGGCGTGGGCGGCCCCGCAGCCGGCCGAGGCGGGCAGCGGGCCCGACGCCACCGACCGGCTGGCGCGGATCCTCGCCGAGAACGGGGTCAGCCCGTCCTCGGGCGGCCGCCGCCGGCGCCGCTACCGGGAGGACGGCGAGTCAGACGACGTCCTGGCCCGGGTGCTCGGCCGCAGCTGA
- the panD gene encoding aspartate 1-decarboxylase produces the protein MMRTMLKSKIHRATVTQADLHYVGSVTVDEDLLDAADLLPGEQVAIVDITNGARLETYVIPGERGTGVIGINGAAAHLVHPGDMVILISYGVMDETEAKSYIPKVVHVDSANRIVELGGDPSAPVPGAPDQQRSDLGVPVR, from the coding sequence ATGATGCGCACGATGCTCAAGTCCAAGATCCACCGCGCCACCGTCACCCAGGCCGACCTGCACTACGTGGGCTCGGTGACCGTCGACGAGGACCTGCTGGACGCCGCGGACCTGCTGCCCGGCGAGCAGGTCGCGATCGTCGACATCACCAACGGTGCCCGGCTGGAGACCTACGTCATCCCCGGTGAGCGGGGGACCGGCGTGATCGGCATCAACGGTGCCGCCGCCCACCTCGTCCACCCCGGGGACATGGTCATCCTGATCAGCTACGGCGTCATGGACGAGACCGAGGCGAAGAGCTACATCCCCAAGGTGGTCCACGTCGACAGCGCCAACCGGATCGTCGAGCTCGGCGGCGACCCGTCGGCCCCCGTGCCCGGTGCTCCCGACCAGCAGCGCAGCGACC
- a CDS encoding DUF1684 domain-containing protein yields the protein MSLSLLDWRRRMAALHAAVRDTPDPERGRRLWRDGRDELFAGHPQSPLDAAARASFTGLPVAPYDPALRFEPVVEPAAPLRLEVPTAADGVVPLDRIGAVTLPGLGRLDVWWVALYGGGVFLPLRDGSAGGTTYGGGRYLLDTVKGADLGGAGDRLVVDLNFAYHPSCAYDPRWSCPLAPEGNRIGPAVAAGELLPPGGWY from the coding sequence ATGAGCCTGTCGTTGCTTGACTGGCGCCGCCGGATGGCCGCGCTGCACGCCGCGGTCCGCGACACCCCCGATCCGGAGCGGGGCCGGCGCCTGTGGCGGGACGGCCGTGACGAGCTGTTCGCCGGCCATCCGCAGTCACCGCTCGACGCGGCGGCGCGGGCGTCGTTCACCGGCCTGCCGGTGGCCCCGTACGACCCGGCGCTGCGGTTCGAGCCGGTGGTGGAGCCGGCTGCGCCGCTCCGCCTGGAGGTGCCCACGGCGGCCGACGGCGTCGTGCCGCTCGACCGCATCGGCGCGGTGACGCTGCCGGGTCTCGGGCGGCTGGACGTGTGGTGGGTGGCGCTCTACGGCGGCGGGGTGTTCCTCCCGCTGCGGGACGGCAGCGCCGGCGGCACCACCTACGGGGGCGGGCGGTACCTGCTCGACACGGTCAAGGGCGCCGACCTCGGCGGCGCCGGCGACCGGCTGGTGGTCGACCTGAACTTCGCCTACCACCCGTCGTGCGCCTACGACCCGCGCTGGTCGTGCCCGCTGGCGCCGGAGGGCAACCGGATCGGCCCGGCCGTCGCCGCCGGGGAGCTGCTGCCCCCCGGCGGCTGGTACTAG